Proteins encoded in a region of the Paenibacillus sp. W2I17 genome:
- a CDS encoding response regulator: MIDILLVDDETYVTESLELTIPWGELGVTTVLRAASGKEALEIMEENAVDIVVTDIRMPGMSGLDLIAEVSKRWSHIRCILLTGHSDFDYAKKAIQLQAADYILKPVNDDEFMGSVSAAITSLRDEWDEFDKYHRLLYSRKSDYKILRENLMHDLLLGREITARALREQLQQYEIHIDPEQSAVMMLIRLTGRFSSMDQQSLDLMDFAVGNIAEEVLGEQFNVWFGRGPHECLVMFLQNQDQIVAPQMDLETLRISAETFREHVIRYLQGDLSMVVTPSFPFNELTAAYRKSLGSLVLSGPEEHKIIYMDMDQALSKRPENDATQALEELYKPPVLPQLLETKQWEAAARKLNTVFDAAEQVRLSREHVYEMYLSVTNAFMYIAHKQGHLVHEIDHAGFDLLLAHQLIQSPEKLRRWATEMLAKLQEELSDQEGVQSRRHVIKQVQELVTRDTGQDLSVKMIADKVYLHPVYLSKIYKAETGEGLGDYMIRMRMERALYLLKNSNKKIYEITSELGYQNPQYFSKMFKKHYGMTPNEFRDQA; the protein is encoded by the coding sequence GAAGCGTTGGAGATTATGGAGGAAAATGCAGTAGACATCGTAGTTACCGATATTCGCATGCCTGGCATGTCCGGACTGGATCTCATTGCAGAGGTAAGCAAGCGCTGGTCTCATATTCGCTGTATTTTACTAACGGGTCACAGTGATTTTGATTATGCTAAAAAAGCCATTCAATTGCAGGCAGCGGATTATATCCTCAAACCCGTAAACGATGATGAGTTTATGGGATCGGTGTCGGCAGCCATCACGTCTCTTCGCGATGAGTGGGATGAATTTGATAAATATCACCGGCTTTTATACAGTCGGAAGTCTGACTATAAGATTTTACGAGAAAATCTTATGCATGATCTGCTGCTTGGACGTGAGATCACGGCGCGGGCGCTTCGGGAACAACTGCAACAATATGAGATTCATATTGATCCGGAACAATCGGCTGTGATGATGCTGATTCGCCTTACAGGACGCTTCTCATCAATGGACCAGCAGTCTCTGGATCTGATGGATTTTGCGGTAGGTAATATTGCAGAGGAAGTACTCGGAGAGCAATTTAACGTGTGGTTTGGTCGCGGACCCCATGAGTGTCTGGTTATGTTCTTGCAGAATCAAGATCAGATCGTAGCTCCGCAGATGGACTTGGAGACGTTGAGAATCTCAGCTGAAACTTTCCGTGAGCATGTCATTCGATATTTACAGGGAGATCTGTCCATGGTAGTTACACCGTCATTTCCCTTTAATGAGTTGACAGCAGCTTATCGAAAAAGTCTGGGTTCGCTTGTCCTTTCAGGACCGGAAGAACACAAGATTATATATATGGACATGGATCAGGCACTCAGCAAAAGACCGGAGAATGATGCAACGCAGGCGCTCGAAGAGCTGTACAAACCGCCTGTACTTCCGCAATTGCTTGAGACCAAGCAATGGGAAGCGGCAGCGCGTAAGCTGAACACGGTCTTTGACGCGGCAGAACAGGTTCGATTGTCCAGAGAACATGTGTATGAGATGTATCTGTCGGTAACCAATGCATTTATGTATATCGCCCATAAACAGGGGCATCTGGTGCATGAGATTGATCATGCGGGATTCGATCTGCTCCTTGCTCATCAGTTGATTCAATCCCCCGAGAAGCTGCGACGCTGGGCAACCGAGATGCTGGCGAAGCTTCAGGAAGAGTTGTCCGATCAGGAAGGTGTGCAGAGCCGCAGACATGTGATCAAGCAGGTTCAGGAGCTAGTGACAAGAGATACAGGACAGGATCTGTCGGTGAAGATGATTGCGGACAAGGTATATCTACACCCCGTATATCTATCAAAAATTTACAAGGCAGAGACTGGGGAAGGTCTTGGGGACTACATGATTCGTATGCGCATGGAGCGTGCTCTGTATCTGCTTAAGAATAGCAACAAAAAAATATACGAGATTACGAGTGAGCTTGGCTATCAAAATCCGCAATATTTCAGCAAAATGTTCAAAAAACATTATGGTATGACACCAAATGAATTTCGGGATCAGGCATAA
- a CDS encoding beta-galactosidase, which translates to MTYKFPPVSSKAPHMLHGADYNPEQWLRYPEVLEEDIRLMKLAKCNVMSIGIFSWVSLEPEEGVYTFEWLDQVLDRFAANGIYAFLATPSGARPAWMSAKYPEVLRVSEKRVRNLHGFRHNHCYTSPVYREKVTAINTKLAERYSDHPAVIGWHISNEFGGDCHCDYCQEAFRGWVQKKYKTLDELNHSWWTTFWSHTVTDWSQVESPAPHGETQVHAMNLDWRRFVTDQTADFIVHETKPLKAQNPDLPVTTNLMEFYGGLNYWKFADILDFLSWDSYPTWHDADDDAKQASRIAMMHDIVRSIKGGQPFLLMESTPSSTNWQDVSKLKKPGMHLLSSLQAVAHGSDSVQYFQWRKSRGSSEKLHGAVVDHVGTEHTRVFQDVTDVGTALEGMEAIVGTAVPAEVAIIFDWENRWAVNDSQGPRNIGVKYEQTVEEHYEAFWKKGVAVDVIDMDADLSKYKLLIAPMLYLVREGVGERIEKFVEQGGTFVATYWSGIVNENDLCFLGGFPGPLRKTLGIWSEEIDGLHDRDLNGIIPEKGNELQLNAAYDAIELCDLIHLEGAKSLATYRSDFYAGRPALTVNQLGSGKAYYVATRLKAPFYDDFYAKLIADLNIERGIETELPAGTTAHTRTDGTADYVFVQNYTPDEKLIELDGQSYTDLLSGDTVEASLSLKPYDICVLRRPAARK; encoded by the coding sequence ATGACATACAAATTTCCACCTGTAAGTTCCAAAGCCCCGCACATGTTGCATGGCGCAGACTATAACCCGGAGCAATGGCTCCGCTATCCTGAAGTTCTGGAAGAAGATATTCGCTTGATGAAGCTTGCAAAGTGTAACGTGATGTCCATTGGTATCTTCTCATGGGTATCCCTTGAGCCAGAAGAGGGCGTATACACGTTTGAATGGCTGGATCAGGTGTTGGATCGTTTTGCAGCAAACGGTATCTATGCATTCCTCGCTACACCAAGTGGTGCCAGACCTGCTTGGATGTCCGCGAAGTACCCGGAAGTGCTCCGCGTATCCGAGAAGCGCGTCCGCAATCTGCATGGTTTCCGTCACAACCATTGTTATACTTCCCCGGTATACCGTGAGAAGGTTACTGCGATTAACACAAAACTGGCAGAACGTTATTCGGATCATCCGGCTGTAATCGGCTGGCATATCTCGAACGAGTTCGGCGGAGACTGTCATTGTGATTATTGTCAGGAAGCATTCCGTGGTTGGGTTCAGAAGAAGTATAAAACACTCGATGAACTGAATCATTCGTGGTGGACGACATTCTGGAGCCATACGGTTACAGACTGGAGCCAAGTGGAATCTCCGGCTCCACACGGTGAGACACAGGTACACGCAATGAATCTGGATTGGCGCCGTTTCGTTACGGACCAGACAGCTGATTTTATCGTGCATGAAACGAAACCATTGAAAGCTCAGAATCCTGATCTGCCGGTCACAACAAACCTGATGGAATTCTATGGCGGTCTGAACTATTGGAAGTTCGCTGATATTCTGGATTTCCTCTCTTGGGACAGTTATCCGACTTGGCATGATGCAGATGACGACGCGAAACAGGCATCCCGGATCGCAATGATGCATGATATCGTTCGTTCTATCAAAGGTGGTCAGCCGTTCTTGCTGATGGAGAGTACTCCAAGTTCAACGAATTGGCAAGATGTCAGCAAACTGAAAAAACCTGGCATGCATCTGCTCTCTTCTCTCCAGGCTGTGGCACACGGCTCCGATAGTGTTCAGTACTTCCAGTGGAGAAAAAGCCGGGGGTCCAGTGAGAAACTTCATGGTGCGGTGGTAGACCACGTAGGAACGGAACACACTCGAGTGTTCCAAGATGTCACCGACGTAGGAACGGCTCTTGAAGGTATGGAAGCCATTGTAGGAACAGCGGTTCCGGCAGAAGTTGCAATCATATTTGATTGGGAAAACCGCTGGGCCGTTAATGATTCACAGGGTCCGCGTAATATCGGTGTAAAGTATGAGCAGACGGTGGAAGAGCATTACGAAGCGTTTTGGAAAAAGGGAGTCGCTGTAGACGTTATTGATATGGATGCAGATCTGTCCAAGTACAAATTGCTGATTGCTCCAATGCTCTATCTGGTACGTGAAGGTGTCGGGGAACGCATTGAGAAGTTTGTAGAACAAGGCGGTACGTTTGTAGCAACTTACTGGTCTGGTATTGTTAACGAAAACGATCTGTGTTTCCTGGGTGGATTCCCAGGCCCACTGCGTAAGACACTTGGCATCTGGTCCGAGGAAATTGACGGCTTGCATGATCGTGATCTGAACGGAATTATCCCGGAGAAGGGCAATGAGCTTCAGCTCAATGCAGCGTATGATGCAATTGAACTGTGTGATCTGATTCATCTGGAAGGCGCGAAGTCCCTGGCTACGTACCGTTCTGACTTCTATGCCGGACGCCCGGCATTGACGGTTAACCAGTTAGGTTCAGGAAAAGCATATTATGTAGCGACACGTCTGAAAGCGCCATTCTATGATGATTTCTATGCGAAACTAATCGCTGACCTGAACATTGAGCGTGGAATTGAAACCGAGTTGCCTGCCGGAACAACGGCACATACACGTACAGATGGTACAGCTGATTATGTGTTTGTACAGAACTACACGCCAGATGAGAAGCTGATTGAACTAGATGGACAGTCCTATACCGATCTGCTCAGTGGTGATACCGTGGAAGCAAGTCTCAGCTTGAAGCCATATGACATTTGTGTTCTGCGCAGACCGGCTGCCCGGAAATAA
- a CDS encoding carbohydrate ABC transporter permease, with product MYHKSLPYRVFNIVNTCFLILIAIMCIIPMVHVLAVSFSTKAAADANLVNLWPVGFSLEAYKKTMNNPIFLNSLWISLLRTVIGTAITLLITFLAAYPLSKENSEFKGRTIYSWIFVFSMIFNGGLVPFYMVIQKIGLMDSFWVLVLPGAVNTFLVILMLNFFRGIPKELEEAALMDGANHFRTLFSIFLPISMPSIATIALFSMVFHWNSWFDGLLYMNNAKDYPLATFMQTVIIGRDMSSMSMNPKEMEALSQTTVRAAQIFIGSAPILIVYPFLQRFFVKGMTLGSVKG from the coding sequence ATGTATCATAAATCATTGCCTTATCGCGTGTTTAATATAGTCAATACCTGCTTTCTGATTTTGATCGCCATTATGTGTATCATACCGATGGTTCATGTCCTGGCTGTATCCTTTAGTACGAAGGCAGCTGCCGACGCCAATCTGGTCAATCTCTGGCCCGTAGGATTTTCACTTGAGGCTTACAAAAAAACGATGAATAATCCAATTTTCTTGAACTCGCTCTGGATTTCACTTCTACGTACAGTAATTGGTACAGCTATTACCTTGCTGATTACGTTCCTGGCGGCGTATCCGTTGTCCAAAGAGAATAGTGAATTCAAAGGCAGAACGATCTACTCCTGGATTTTTGTATTCAGTATGATTTTCAATGGGGGACTGGTGCCATTCTATATGGTTATCCAGAAGATCGGGTTGATGGATTCCTTCTGGGTACTGGTACTCCCAGGGGCAGTTAACACATTCCTTGTCATTCTGATGCTGAACTTCTTCCGCGGTATTCCAAAAGAGTTGGAGGAAGCGGCGCTCATGGATGGAGCTAACCATTTCAGAACATTGTTCAGTATCTTCCTTCCCATTTCGATGCCGTCCATTGCAACAATTGCATTGTTCAGTATGGTGTTCCACTGGAATTCCTGGTTTGATGGATTGCTCTACATGAATAACGCCAAGGATTACCCACTTGCTACATTTATGCAAACGGTCATTATTGGACGTGATATGAGTAGCATGAGCATGAATCCAAAAGAAATGGAAGCCCTCTCTCAAACTACGGTAAGGGCAGCTCAGATCTTCATCGGAAGTGCACCAATCTTGATTGTGTATCCTTTCCTGCAACGTTTCTTTGTCAAAGGTATGACGTTGGGCTCAGTTAAAGGCTGA
- a CDS encoding HD domain-containing protein encodes MSENPLEPGGNLQELGHMYNIDGITAGEAVLRAARSFVQGDSSKHSDGHDWPHIERVTALAVELAHRMGADPFVCELAALLHDVPDEKLNESLEAGMAKLNNWLDTQPLDPDIRNKVVGIISTISYAGGQRPAVSSLEAQVVQDADRLDALGAIGIARTFAFSGARGREMYDPSLPPREQMTHEEYRNGRSTTINHFYEKLFKLKDLMNTSYGKELAEQRHDYMVQFVDQFKREWEGTDR; translated from the coding sequence ATGTCAGAGAACCCTCTTGAACCTGGTGGGAATCTGCAAGAATTAGGGCACATGTATAATATAGATGGAATAACGGCAGGAGAGGCTGTTCTGCGCGCCGCCCGATCCTTTGTTCAAGGGGACTCATCCAAGCATAGTGATGGTCATGACTGGCCGCACATTGAACGGGTAACCGCACTTGCGGTTGAACTCGCTCACCGCATGGGGGCAGATCCATTTGTCTGCGAACTGGCTGCATTATTACATGATGTACCGGATGAGAAGCTGAATGAGAGCTTGGAAGCCGGGATGGCCAAATTGAATAACTGGCTGGATACCCAGCCTCTTGACCCGGATATACGTAATAAGGTTGTGGGTATTATTAGCACCATCTCATATGCGGGAGGACAGCGTCCTGCGGTCAGTTCGCTTGAAGCACAGGTTGTTCAGGATGCGGATCGACTGGATGCACTGGGTGCGATTGGGATCGCGCGAACCTTTGCCTTTTCAGGCGCCAGAGGGCGTGAGATGTACGATCCGTCCCTTCCCCCACGGGAGCAGATGACCCATGAGGAATATCGCAATGGGCGCAGTACAACGATAAATCACTTTTACGAGAAGTTGTTCAAGCTCAAGGATTTGATGAATACCTCCTATGGCAAGGAGCTGGCGGAACAGCGTCATGATTATATGGTGCAGTTCGTGGACCAGTTCAAAAGGGAATGGGAGGGCACGGACCGTTAG
- a CDS encoding arabinogalactan endo-1,4-beta-galactosidase, translating to MSNLTEKTFILGMDVSFMDEIEQHGGSYSDVDGKEQDLLSILKINDANAIRLRIWNDPVGGFCNLERTVEIAKRIKEQGLKFLLDFHYSDRWADPANQWKPKAWEQLSYEELQRAVCMYTADVLRTLKEHDALPDMVQVGNEITPGMLWNEGRVGGEEHDTDEQWERFAGLVKYGIAAVKSVDADIQIMIHIDRGGDNTESRKFYDRFEALGVEFDIIGLSYYPWWHGTLDALRDNLHDLAERYGKPINVVETAYPWTLEQPEGIEWILNQEDMLLPGYPASVEGQTKYLKDLLQIIREVPGGLGHGFYYWEPAWIPSKEEWSVGHPNNWGNLTMFDFKGRKLESFTALATVEESDVVTYV from the coding sequence GTGAGCAACTTGACGGAAAAGACATTCATTCTGGGAATGGATGTGTCCTTTATGGATGAAATCGAACAGCATGGCGGGAGTTATAGTGATGTGGATGGCAAGGAACAAGACTTGCTGTCCATCCTGAAGATTAATGACGCTAACGCGATACGACTTCGAATCTGGAATGATCCTGTTGGTGGATTCTGCAATCTGGAACGGACGGTGGAGATAGCCAAACGGATCAAGGAACAGGGCTTGAAATTTTTGCTTGATTTCCATTATTCTGATCGCTGGGCTGATCCAGCCAATCAATGGAAGCCGAAAGCATGGGAGCAGCTGTCCTATGAAGAGCTTCAACGTGCGGTATGCATGTATACGGCAGACGTTCTGAGAACGTTGAAGGAACACGATGCGCTTCCGGACATGGTGCAGGTGGGCAACGAGATTACACCAGGCATGTTATGGAATGAGGGACGTGTCGGTGGAGAAGAGCATGATACGGATGAACAGTGGGAGCGTTTTGCAGGCCTTGTGAAGTACGGAATTGCTGCGGTCAAATCCGTTGACGCGGATATTCAGATTATGATACATATTGATCGTGGTGGAGATAACACCGAGAGCCGCAAGTTTTACGATCGCTTTGAAGCACTGGGTGTGGAGTTTGATATCATTGGTCTCTCGTATTACCCTTGGTGGCATGGCACACTCGACGCATTACGTGACAATCTTCATGATCTGGCTGAGCGTTATGGCAAACCTATCAATGTAGTTGAAACCGCTTATCCATGGACGCTGGAGCAGCCGGAAGGTATTGAATGGATATTGAATCAGGAAGATATGTTGTTACCAGGATACCCTGCAAGTGTAGAGGGACAGACCAAATACCTGAAGGATCTATTGCAGATTATTCGCGAAGTTCCTGGTGGTTTGGGTCACGGATTCTATTATTGGGAACCTGCCTGGATACCAAGTAAAGAAGAATGGTCCGTCGGTCATCCGAATAACTGGGGCAACCTCACCATGTTTGATTTTAAAGGTCGCAAGTTGGAATCGTTTACAGCACTTGCTACTGTTGAAGAATCAGATGTCGTGACATACGTGTAA
- a CDS encoding sugar ABC transporter permease has product MRTLKRTWPFHVMLLPAIIFLIIFSYVPMGGIIMAFQNYKPWLGISGSEWVGLDNFRYLFEREDSLQVIWNTLIIAVLKLIFNLFVPFVFAILLNEVRKMAIQRTIQTLVYLPHFLSWVILGGILIDLLSTGGLVNRVLGTFGLGPYFFLGDNSWFRSTVILTDVWKEFGYNMIVFLAALAGINPALYEAAEIDGAGRWKQTLHITIPSLVPMLMVVGTLALGNVLNAGFDQIFNLYNPLVYQTGDIIDTFVYRSAMQNGEMGFATAIGLFKSVISMILILVSYSLAKKYAGYRIF; this is encoded by the coding sequence ATGAGAACTTTGAAACGCACTTGGCCATTCCACGTTATGCTGTTGCCAGCCATTATCTTTCTGATTATCTTCAGTTATGTGCCTATGGGCGGGATCATTATGGCATTCCAGAACTACAAGCCATGGCTTGGGATTAGCGGTTCTGAATGGGTTGGGCTGGACAACTTTAGATATCTGTTTGAACGTGAAGACAGCTTACAGGTCATCTGGAACACATTGATTATTGCTGTACTTAAACTGATTTTTAATTTATTTGTTCCATTTGTTTTTGCCATTCTTTTGAATGAGGTTCGCAAGATGGCTATACAGCGAACGATTCAAACACTTGTCTATTTACCTCACTTCTTGTCCTGGGTCATTCTGGGCGGGATTTTGATAGATCTGTTGTCAACAGGCGGCTTGGTTAACCGGGTTCTGGGAACCTTCGGACTCGGGCCATATTTCTTCCTAGGAGACAACAGTTGGTTCCGATCTACGGTCATTCTGACAGATGTGTGGAAAGAATTTGGCTATAACATGATCGTCTTTCTGGCTGCCCTTGCCGGAATTAATCCAGCATTGTACGAAGCAGCGGAAATTGACGGAGCAGGACGCTGGAAACAGACACTGCACATTACAATCCCTTCGCTTGTGCCGATGCTGATGGTTGTAGGAACACTGGCACTTGGTAACGTACTGAATGCCGGATTTGACCAGATATTCAACTTGTATAACCCGCTCGTATATCAAACGGGTGACATCATTGATACATTCGTATATCGTTCCGCAATGCAGAATGGTGAGATGGGCTTTGCAACCGCGATTGGATTATTCAAATCGGTCATTAGTATGATCTTGATTCTTGTATCGTACAGCTTAGCCAAAAAATACGCTGGATATCGCATATTCTAA
- a CDS encoding extracellular solute-binding protein has protein sequence MRAQSTKKRFLTLLATTLSLTVVLAGCSGGSGGGDSATPSTSGTQNEYKEKYDPEVTITTAWGIDPELKFKNGESMENNVATKWAKEKFGINVSALWSVTDTNSAFATKLRLAMSSGQEMPDIVTIGSADNLVAQDLIDSGMYEEVGPLFDKYASDTWKKAMEQDPNVWNQYSRDGKRMGIPVLDYAYNNDYLLWIRQDWLDKLNLKAPKTIDELETVMEAFKNNNPDGLAPEKVTPLSVGFKTSMNTWMGDVSWIFGAYGTLPQQWNLAADGKLEYGSINPGMKQGLTKLSEWLKKGYIPQEAALWDENKTAEPAVAGTAGIIPGPYWMSGWPLLDTVKNVPSAVWKPIEIPTGPEGKAMRHGTQFVNGVTLIKKDMAHPEAFFTYQNYLFDNYADPAPGSPYDNGLFAGYDYQLDANGKQMPIDQIEGGYVNVVRYLLVRDGARIPDAQMKALLNLADGKEPETKLEKDVAVNYGKETPAAAKVLLSQEEISFKNMFTGPTTQTMKSKLDYLNKIENQAFNEIIYGKNPADAFDTFVQTWKSGGGDQITQEVNEWYDSVKK, from the coding sequence ATGAGAGCGCAATCAACGAAAAAGAGATTCTTGACGCTTCTCGCTACAACGCTGAGTCTAACTGTCGTTCTTGCAGGATGTTCAGGAGGCAGTGGGGGCGGAGATAGTGCAACACCAAGTACATCTGGAACCCAAAACGAATACAAAGAAAAGTATGATCCGGAAGTAACCATTACAACAGCATGGGGAATCGATCCTGAGCTGAAGTTTAAAAATGGCGAATCCATGGAAAATAACGTGGCAACCAAGTGGGCCAAGGAAAAATTCGGGATTAATGTCAGCGCGCTCTGGTCAGTAACAGACACAAACAGTGCGTTTGCAACCAAACTTCGTCTGGCTATGTCCTCTGGACAGGAAATGCCAGATATCGTGACGATTGGTAGTGCGGACAATCTCGTTGCTCAAGACTTGATCGACTCTGGCATGTACGAAGAGGTCGGTCCACTGTTCGACAAATATGCTTCAGACACATGGAAAAAAGCGATGGAGCAAGATCCTAACGTTTGGAACCAATATAGTCGTGATGGCAAAAGAATGGGTATCCCTGTTCTGGACTACGCATACAACAATGATTACTTGCTCTGGATTCGCCAGGATTGGCTGGACAAGTTGAATCTGAAAGCACCAAAAACAATCGATGAGCTGGAAACCGTTATGGAAGCATTCAAAAACAATAACCCGGACGGCTTGGCTCCTGAAAAAGTCACTCCGCTCAGCGTTGGTTTCAAAACATCGATGAACACATGGATGGGAGATGTATCCTGGATCTTTGGTGCATATGGCACCTTACCTCAACAATGGAATCTTGCTGCGGATGGCAAGCTCGAGTATGGCTCCATTAATCCAGGCATGAAGCAAGGTCTGACCAAATTGAGCGAATGGCTCAAAAAAGGATATATCCCGCAGGAAGCAGCTCTATGGGATGAGAACAAAACAGCAGAGCCAGCAGTCGCAGGAACTGCCGGCATTATACCAGGACCTTACTGGATGAGTGGGTGGCCACTTCTCGATACAGTGAAAAATGTACCGAGTGCGGTATGGAAACCGATTGAAATTCCTACCGGTCCTGAAGGAAAAGCGATGCGTCACGGAACACAGTTCGTTAATGGTGTTACGTTGATCAAAAAAGATATGGCACACCCAGAAGCGTTCTTTACGTATCAGAACTACCTGTTTGACAATTATGCAGATCCAGCACCAGGCAGCCCTTATGATAACGGTCTGTTTGCAGGTTATGACTACCAATTGGATGCAAATGGAAAACAAATGCCGATTGACCAGATCGAAGGCGGATACGTGAACGTTGTACGTTATTTGCTTGTTCGTGACGGTGCTCGTATTCCAGATGCCCAGATGAAAGCACTTCTGAACTTAGCGGATGGCAAAGAGCCTGAAACGAAGCTTGAGAAAGATGTTGCTGTTAATTACGGTAAAGAAACTCCAGCAGCAGCCAAAGTGTTACTGAGCCAAGAAGAAATTTCCTTTAAAAACATGTTCACAGGTCCAACAACACAGACGATGAAATCCAAGCTTGACTATCTGAACAAAATCGAGAATCAAGCATTTAACGAAATTATCTATGGCAAAAATCCGGCGGATGCGTTTGATACCTTTGTACAAACGTGGAAATCGGGTGGCGGTGACCAAATCACGCAAGAGGTTAACGAATGGTATGACAGTGTGAAAAAATAG
- a CDS encoding NAD-dependent malic enzyme, which yields MNQRNLDGNSIIIRLEMTTKDIKFGEVASAISEAGGDIIAIDVISTNQDVSVRDLTVAVTDAQDNSKIIEGVRQLKGVSIINVSDRTFLLHLGGKIEVTPKTPIQNREDLSRVYTPDVARVCSAISEEPGKAFSLTIKRNTVAVISDGSAVLGLGNIGPRAAMPVMEGKAMLFKQFAGVDAFPICLDTQDTEEIIRTVKAISPGFGGINLEDISSPRCFEIERRLNEELDIPVFHDDQHGTAVVLYAGLINALKLVGKSIEDVKIVVCGIGAAGVACSNILLSAGASRLIGVDREGAIVRTQTYENEVWSDYAARTNPELETGSLRDVIRGADVFIGLSRGNLLTREDVQTMAEDPIVFAMANPVPEIMPALVEDIVAVMATGRSDYPNQINNVLCFPGIFRAVLDCRATEINEEMKLAAAQAIASAITDEERTRYYIIPSVFNDKVVKSMRSRVIEAAIKTGVARRIPREQAREGGES from the coding sequence ATGAATCAAAGAAATCTGGATGGTAACAGCATTATTATTCGACTGGAAATGACAACTAAGGATATCAAGTTTGGCGAAGTGGCTTCGGCCATCTCGGAAGCTGGGGGAGACATCATTGCCATCGACGTGATTTCCACCAATCAGGATGTAAGCGTGCGCGACTTGACGGTCGCAGTTACAGATGCACAAGATAACAGTAAAATTATAGAAGGGGTGCGCCAGCTTAAAGGTGTGTCCATTATTAATGTATCGGATCGGACGTTCCTGCTTCATCTGGGCGGCAAGATCGAAGTAACACCAAAGACCCCGATTCAAAACCGGGAAGATCTGTCACGTGTGTACACACCGGATGTGGCTCGTGTATGTTCAGCCATTTCAGAAGAACCTGGCAAAGCCTTCTCATTGACAATTAAACGGAATACAGTGGCCGTCATATCTGATGGCAGTGCGGTGCTTGGGCTTGGTAATATTGGGCCTCGTGCAGCGATGCCTGTCATGGAAGGTAAAGCGATGTTATTCAAACAGTTTGCTGGTGTGGATGCTTTCCCAATCTGCCTGGACACACAGGATACCGAGGAAATCATACGTACTGTGAAAGCGATATCACCTGGTTTTGGCGGCATTAATCTGGAGGATATCTCGTCACCGCGTTGTTTCGAAATTGAACGTCGTCTGAATGAGGAATTGGACATTCCTGTATTTCATGATGACCAGCATGGCACAGCGGTTGTGTTATATGCTGGTCTGATCAATGCGCTCAAACTGGTGGGCAAGTCCATTGAAGATGTGAAGATTGTGGTCTGCGGTATTGGTGCAGCAGGTGTAGCTTGCAGCAACATATTATTGTCTGCAGGAGCCAGTCGACTTATTGGTGTCGATCGTGAGGGTGCAATTGTACGAACACAAACCTATGAGAATGAAGTCTGGAGTGATTATGCAGCTCGTACTAATCCCGAACTGGAGACTGGCTCGCTGCGTGATGTCATTCGTGGAGCCGATGTGTTCATTGGCCTGTCCCGCGGGAATCTGTTAACTCGCGAAGATGTGCAGACCATGGCAGAAGATCCAATCGTGTTTGCGATGGCAAACCCGGTACCTGAGATTATGCCTGCCTTGGTGGAAGACATTGTGGCTGTAATGGCAACGGGACGATCCGATTATCCGAATCAGATCAACAACGTGTTATGTTTCCCGGGTATCTTCAGGGCAGTTCTGGATTGCCGAGCCACCGAAATTAATGAAGAAATGAAGCTGGCAGCCGCTCAAGCGATTGCTTCGGCCATTACGGATGAAGAGCGTACACGTTATTACATTATTCCGAGTGTGTTCAATGATAAAGTGGTCAAATCGATGCGCAGTCGCGTGATTGAAGCAGCTATTAAGACGGGTGTAGCTCGGCGTATTCCGCGTGAACAGGCCCGTGAAGGCGGGGAATCGTAA